Proteins encoded by one window of Danaus plexippus chromosome Z, MEX_DaPlex, whole genome shotgun sequence:
- the LOC116778191 gene encoding protein AF-10 isoform X1, producing the protein MKEIMKEMVGGCCVCSDERGWPDNPLVYCDGNGCSVAVHQACYGIIAVPTGPWYCRKCESPETKSKVRCELCPSKLGALKRTDTGGWAHVVCALYIPEVRFGNVTSMEPIVLRLIPTERYNKTCYICQDLGKTHRANAGACMQCNKSGCKQQFHVTCAQSLGLLCEEAGNYLDNVKYCGYCQHHYSKLKKGGNVKTIPPYKPVSHDSRSDSSEREGEPPTTHCKRGPGRKSSHSSGGASGKNTPNSSKTPTNTSQPMETCQDAEPSARKHKSCDKNKKKPSPSRRGSVAESGSKTNTPAPSPSPQHIQETHTKGGCSTPINTAKIPLPPESPGKEGIISSAAIASIPIPPSTSTTTVVQPTKPYESVITNTETADAKQTKKRKAVQGSQSAVDYASSPTPVEVANQIGNNTWEQQTSHATSDTNVEVEKIIKKAKTEGMDGGSSSAGHYTSVSPAPPPPPPPAHSPASHTSLQSPRHLPSPMPGPSGINQAPNIRSPSQHQMKEREPPASLLVSVPLPSASHGLNLSAHAHALMHAQIPLPSPMPEMGHIFHQTHKQVAMESGLSHSPHARSWGGLNVSYELQDPNKPGVSGIAGPSKEALVGANMANMANMANMANMANMANMANMGIPPALRNKKRAALATSTANTPPPPPMQSTAAQNLSGMRRGPQPTPPPVYHEAIKDSPPSSPGSERPLKPKLEHKLGVNCSAPHMLGNELNPESGAAARLQEQLTAELAAHAAGAVNSADTPIPPPLINKAAPRSGAQSLDQLLERQWEQGSQFLMEQAQHFDIASLLSCLHQLRTENVRLEEHVGNLLQRRDHLLAVNARLAIPLADVNKQNMVSGPGEPVRCARENGSGLRAPSVPGRPADNVACDRHQLMMREMQQKPS; encoded by the exons ATGAAGGAGATTATGAAGGAGATGGTTGGTGGTTGCTGTGTGTGTTCCGACGAGCGTGGTTGGCCTGACAACCCGCTGGTCTACTGCGACGGCAATGGATGTTCGGTTGCAGTACACCAAG CCTGCTATGGAATCATTGCTGTTCCGACCGGTCCCTGGTACTGCAGGAAGTGTGAGAGCCCTGAGACTAAAAGCAAAGTG AGATGCGAGCTGTGCCCGTCTAAGTTGGGTGCGTTGAAGCGTACTGACACAGGTGGCTGGGCCCACGTCGTATGCGCTCTCTACATACCAGAGGTGCGTTTCGGGAACGTGACTTCTATGGAGCCGATTGTCCTGCGACTCATTCCCACCGAGAGATATAATaag ACTTGCTACATCTGCCAGGATCTTGGCAAAACTCATCGCGCCAACGCAGGCGCCTGCATGCAATGCAACAAATCTg GTTGTAAACAGCAGTTCCACGTCACCTGCGCCCAGTCCCTCGGCCTGTTGTGCGAGGAGGCCGGCAACTACCTGGACAACGTGAAATACTGCGGTTACTGCCAACATCACTACAGCAAACTG AAAAAAGGCGGTAACGTGAAGACCATCCCGCCGTACAAGCCGGTCAGTCACGATAGCCGCAGCGACTCGAGCGAGAGGGAGGGGGAGCCGCCGACGACGCACTGCAAGCGAGGG CCCGGCCGGAAGTCGTCTCACTCCAGCGGCGGCGCGTCCGGGAAGAACACGCCCAACTCGTCCAAGACGCCTACGAACACATCTCAACCGATGG AGACCTGCCAGGACGCAGAGCCGTCGGCGAGGAAACATAAGAGCTGCGATAAAA ACAAGAAGAAGCCTTCACCGTCTCGTCGAGGATCTGTGGCTGAGAGCGGCAGCAAGACCAATACACCAGCCCCCTCACCCTCGCCGCAACACATACAGGAGACACACACTAAAG GAGGTTGTTCTACGCCCATCAACACCGCTAAGATCCCCTTGCCGCCGGAGTCTCCTGGCAAGGAAGGCATCATCAGCTCAGCGGCCATAGCATCTATACCCATACCCCCGAG CACTTCAACAACGACTGTCGTGCAACCTACCAAGCCGTACGAGTCCGTCATCACCAACACGGAGACGGCTGATGCTAAACAGACCAAGAAAAGGAAGGCTGTTCAAGGTTCGCAGTCGGCCGTGGACTATGCATCATCACCGACG CCCGTGGAGGTCGCGAACCAGATCGGGAACAACACTTGGGAACAACAGACCAGCCACGCAACTAGCGACACTAATGTGGAAGTAGagaagattattaaaaag GCTAAAACTGAAGGTATGGACGGCGGGTCATCGTCAGCTGGTCACTACACCAGCGTGAGCCCGGctccgccgccgccgccgccgcccgcCCACAGCCCGGCGTCACACACCTCGTTACAGAGCCCTAG ACATCTCCCCAGTCCGATGCCAGGGCCGAGCGGGATCAACCAGGCTCCCAACATCAGATCGCCTTCGCAGCACCAG ATGAAGGAGCGCGAGCCGCCGGCGTCGCTACTGGTCTCCGTGCCGCTGCCTTCAGCCAGCCACGGCCTGAACCTGTCCGCGCACGCGCACGCCCTCATGCACGCACAG ATCCCGCTGCCGTCTCCAATGCCAGAGATGGGGCATATCTTCCATCAGACCCACAAGCAG GTGGCGATGGAGTCGGGGCTGAGTCACTCACCCCACGCTCGGTCCTGGGGCGGTCTGAACGTCTCCTACGAACTACAGGATCCAAACAAACCCGG TGTGAGCGGTATAGCTGGGCCCAGCAAGGAGGCGCTCGTCGGCGCCAACATGGCCAATATGGCCAATATGGCCAACATGGCTAATATGGCGAACATGGCAAACATGGCGAATATGGGCATACCGCCAGCCTTACGGAACAAGAAGAGAGCAGCACTAGCCACGTCCACGGCGAACACCCCGCCGCCACCGCCGATGC AGTCAACCGCAGCTCAGAACCTGAGCGGGATGCGGAGGGGACCCCAGCCGACCCCGCCGCCCGTGTATCACGAGGCAATCAAAGACTCTCCTCCGAGCTCGCCCg GCTCCGAGAGACCGCTGAAACCTAAATTGGAACACAA GTTGGGTGTGAACTGCTCGGCTCCTCATATGCTCGGTAACGAGCTGAACCCGGAGAGCGGAGCGGCGGCTCGTCTCCAGGAGCAGCTGACGGCCGAGCTGGCTGCCCACGCGGCCGGCGCCGTCAATTCAGCTGACACGCCCATACCGCCGCCCCTCATCAACAAGGCCGCTCCG AGATCCGGTGCTCAAAGCCTGGATCAGCTCCTCGAGCGACAATGGGAACAGGGCTCGCAGTTCCTCATGGAACAAGCACAGCACTTCGACA TAGCGTCGCTGTTGTCCTGCCTGCACCAGCTGCGGACGGAGAACGTCCGCCTGGAGGAGCACGTCGGCAATCTCCTGCAGAGGAGGGACCACCTGCTGGCCGTGAACGCACGCCTCGCTATACCACTAGCTG ACGTTAATAAACAGAACA TGGTGAGTGGACCCGGCGAGCCAGTCAGATGCGCTCGCGAGAACGGATCAGGCCTGAGGGCTCCTTCCGTCCCGGGACGACCAGCTGACAATGTAGCCTGCGATCGACATCAG CTGATGATGCGCGAGATGCAGCAGAAGCCCAGCTGA
- the LOC116778191 gene encoding zinc finger protein zfp-1 isoform X9 has protein sequence MKEIMKEMVGGCCVCSDERGWPDNPLVYCDGNGCSVAVHQACYGIIAVPTGPWYCRKCESPETKSKVRCELCPSKLGALKRTDTGGWAHVVCALYIPEVRFGNVTSMEPIVLRLIPTERYNKTCYICQDLGKTHRANAGACMQCNKSGCKQQFHVTCAQSLGLLCEEAGNYLDNVKYCGYCQHHYSKLPGRKSSHSSGGASGKNTPNSSKTPTNTSQPMDKKKPSPSRRGSVAESGSKTNTPAPSPSPQHIQETHTKGGCSTPINTAKIPLPPESPGKEGIISSAAIASIPIPPSTSTTTVVQPTKPYESVITNTETADAKQTKKRKAVQGSQSAVDYASSPTPVEVANQIGNNTWEQQTSHATSDTNVEVEKIIKKAKTEGMDGGSSSAGHYTSVSPAPPPPPPPAHSPASHTSLQSPRHLPSPMPGPSGINQAPNIRSPSQHQMKEREPPASLLVSVPLPSASHGLNLSAHAHALMHAQIPLPSPMPEMGHIFHQTHKQVAMESGLSHSPHARSWGGLNVSYELQDPNKPGVSGIAGPSKEALVGANMANMANMANMANMANMANMANMGIPPALRNKKRAALATSTANTPPPPPMQSTAAQNLSGMRRGPQPTPPPVYHEAIKDSPPSSPGSERPLKPKLEHKLGVNCSAPHMLGNELNPESGAAARLQEQLTAELAAHAAGAVNSADTPIPPPLINKAAPRSGAQSLDQLLERQWEQGSQFLMEQAQHFDIASLLSCLHQLRTENVRLEEHVGNLLQRRDHLLAVNARLAIPLADVNKQNMVSGPGEPVRCARENGSGLRAPSVPGRPADNVACDRHQLMMREMQQKPS, from the exons ATGAAGGAGATTATGAAGGAGATGGTTGGTGGTTGCTGTGTGTGTTCCGACGAGCGTGGTTGGCCTGACAACCCGCTGGTCTACTGCGACGGCAATGGATGTTCGGTTGCAGTACACCAAG CCTGCTATGGAATCATTGCTGTTCCGACCGGTCCCTGGTACTGCAGGAAGTGTGAGAGCCCTGAGACTAAAAGCAAAGTG AGATGCGAGCTGTGCCCGTCTAAGTTGGGTGCGTTGAAGCGTACTGACACAGGTGGCTGGGCCCACGTCGTATGCGCTCTCTACATACCAGAGGTGCGTTTCGGGAACGTGACTTCTATGGAGCCGATTGTCCTGCGACTCATTCCCACCGAGAGATATAATaag ACTTGCTACATCTGCCAGGATCTTGGCAAAACTCATCGCGCCAACGCAGGCGCCTGCATGCAATGCAACAAATCTg GTTGTAAACAGCAGTTCCACGTCACCTGCGCCCAGTCCCTCGGCCTGTTGTGCGAGGAGGCCGGCAACTACCTGGACAACGTGAAATACTGCGGTTACTGCCAACATCACTACAGCAAACTG CCCGGCCGGAAGTCGTCTCACTCCAGCGGCGGCGCGTCCGGGAAGAACACGCCCAACTCGTCCAAGACGCCTACGAACACATCTCAACCGATGG ACAAGAAGAAGCCTTCACCGTCTCGTCGAGGATCTGTGGCTGAGAGCGGCAGCAAGACCAATACACCAGCCCCCTCACCCTCGCCGCAACACATACAGGAGACACACACTAAAG GAGGTTGTTCTACGCCCATCAACACCGCTAAGATCCCCTTGCCGCCGGAGTCTCCTGGCAAGGAAGGCATCATCAGCTCAGCGGCCATAGCATCTATACCCATACCCCCGAG CACTTCAACAACGACTGTCGTGCAACCTACCAAGCCGTACGAGTCCGTCATCACCAACACGGAGACGGCTGATGCTAAACAGACCAAGAAAAGGAAGGCTGTTCAAGGTTCGCAGTCGGCCGTGGACTATGCATCATCACCGACG CCCGTGGAGGTCGCGAACCAGATCGGGAACAACACTTGGGAACAACAGACCAGCCACGCAACTAGCGACACTAATGTGGAAGTAGagaagattattaaaaag GCTAAAACTGAAGGTATGGACGGCGGGTCATCGTCAGCTGGTCACTACACCAGCGTGAGCCCGGctccgccgccgccgccgccgcccgcCCACAGCCCGGCGTCACACACCTCGTTACAGAGCCCTAG ACATCTCCCCAGTCCGATGCCAGGGCCGAGCGGGATCAACCAGGCTCCCAACATCAGATCGCCTTCGCAGCACCAG ATGAAGGAGCGCGAGCCGCCGGCGTCGCTACTGGTCTCCGTGCCGCTGCCTTCAGCCAGCCACGGCCTGAACCTGTCCGCGCACGCGCACGCCCTCATGCACGCACAG ATCCCGCTGCCGTCTCCAATGCCAGAGATGGGGCATATCTTCCATCAGACCCACAAGCAG GTGGCGATGGAGTCGGGGCTGAGTCACTCACCCCACGCTCGGTCCTGGGGCGGTCTGAACGTCTCCTACGAACTACAGGATCCAAACAAACCCGG TGTGAGCGGTATAGCTGGGCCCAGCAAGGAGGCGCTCGTCGGCGCCAACATGGCCAATATGGCCAATATGGCCAACATGGCTAATATGGCGAACATGGCAAACATGGCGAATATGGGCATACCGCCAGCCTTACGGAACAAGAAGAGAGCAGCACTAGCCACGTCCACGGCGAACACCCCGCCGCCACCGCCGATGC AGTCAACCGCAGCTCAGAACCTGAGCGGGATGCGGAGGGGACCCCAGCCGACCCCGCCGCCCGTGTATCACGAGGCAATCAAAGACTCTCCTCCGAGCTCGCCCg GCTCCGAGAGACCGCTGAAACCTAAATTGGAACACAA GTTGGGTGTGAACTGCTCGGCTCCTCATATGCTCGGTAACGAGCTGAACCCGGAGAGCGGAGCGGCGGCTCGTCTCCAGGAGCAGCTGACGGCCGAGCTGGCTGCCCACGCGGCCGGCGCCGTCAATTCAGCTGACACGCCCATACCGCCGCCCCTCATCAACAAGGCCGCTCCG AGATCCGGTGCTCAAAGCCTGGATCAGCTCCTCGAGCGACAATGGGAACAGGGCTCGCAGTTCCTCATGGAACAAGCACAGCACTTCGACA TAGCGTCGCTGTTGTCCTGCCTGCACCAGCTGCGGACGGAGAACGTCCGCCTGGAGGAGCACGTCGGCAATCTCCTGCAGAGGAGGGACCACCTGCTGGCCGTGAACGCACGCCTCGCTATACCACTAGCTG ACGTTAATAAACAGAACA TGGTGAGTGGACCCGGCGAGCCAGTCAGATGCGCTCGCGAGAACGGATCAGGCCTGAGGGCTCCTTCCGTCCCGGGACGACCAGCTGACAATGTAGCCTGCGATCGACATCAG CTGATGATGCGCGAGATGCAGCAGAAGCCCAGCTGA
- the LOC116778191 gene encoding zinc finger protein zfp-1 isoform X8, which translates to MKEIMKEMVGGCCVCSDERGWPDNPLVYCDGNGCSVAVHQACYGIIAVPTGPWYCRKCESPETKSKVRCELCPSKLGALKRTDTGGWAHVVCALYIPEVRFGNVTSMEPIVLRLIPTERYNKTCYICQDLGKTHRANAGACMQCNKSGCKQQFHVTCAQSLGLLCEEAGNYLDNVKYCGYCQHHYSKLPGRKSSHSSGGASGKNTPNSSKTPTNTSQPMETCQDAEPSARKHKSCDKNKKKPSPSRRGSVAESGSKTNTPAPSPSPQHIQETHTKGGCSTPINTAKIPLPPESPGKEGIISSAAIASIPIPPSTSTTTVVQPTKPYESVITNTETADAKQTKKRKAVQGSQSAVDYASSPTPVEVANQIGNNTWEQQTSHATSDTNVEVEKIIKKAKTEGMDGGSSSAGHYTSVSPAPPPPPPPAHSPASHTSLQSPRHLPSPMPGPSGINQAPNIRSPSQHQMKEREPPASLLVSVPLPSASHGLNLSAHAHALMHAQIPLPSPMPEMGHIFHQTHKQVAMESGLSHSPHARSWGGLNVSYELQDPNKPGVSGIAGPSKEALVGANMANMANMANMANMANMANMANMGIPPALRNKKRAALATSTANTPPPPPMQSTAAQNLSGMRRGPQPTPPPVYHEAIKDSPPSSPGSERPLKPKLEHKLGVNCSAPHMLGNELNPESGAAARLQEQLTAELAAHAAGAVNSADTPIPPPLINKAAPRSGAQSLDQLLERQWEQGSQFLMEQAQHFDIASLLSCLHQLRTENVRLEEHVGNLLQRRDHLLAVNARLAIPLADVNKQNMVSGPGEPVRCARENGSGLRAPSVPGRPADNVACDRHQLMMREMQQKPS; encoded by the exons ATGAAGGAGATTATGAAGGAGATGGTTGGTGGTTGCTGTGTGTGTTCCGACGAGCGTGGTTGGCCTGACAACCCGCTGGTCTACTGCGACGGCAATGGATGTTCGGTTGCAGTACACCAAG CCTGCTATGGAATCATTGCTGTTCCGACCGGTCCCTGGTACTGCAGGAAGTGTGAGAGCCCTGAGACTAAAAGCAAAGTG AGATGCGAGCTGTGCCCGTCTAAGTTGGGTGCGTTGAAGCGTACTGACACAGGTGGCTGGGCCCACGTCGTATGCGCTCTCTACATACCAGAGGTGCGTTTCGGGAACGTGACTTCTATGGAGCCGATTGTCCTGCGACTCATTCCCACCGAGAGATATAATaag ACTTGCTACATCTGCCAGGATCTTGGCAAAACTCATCGCGCCAACGCAGGCGCCTGCATGCAATGCAACAAATCTg GTTGTAAACAGCAGTTCCACGTCACCTGCGCCCAGTCCCTCGGCCTGTTGTGCGAGGAGGCCGGCAACTACCTGGACAACGTGAAATACTGCGGTTACTGCCAACATCACTACAGCAAACTG CCCGGCCGGAAGTCGTCTCACTCCAGCGGCGGCGCGTCCGGGAAGAACACGCCCAACTCGTCCAAGACGCCTACGAACACATCTCAACCGATGG AGACCTGCCAGGACGCAGAGCCGTCGGCGAGGAAACATAAGAGCTGCGATAAAA ACAAGAAGAAGCCTTCACCGTCTCGTCGAGGATCTGTGGCTGAGAGCGGCAGCAAGACCAATACACCAGCCCCCTCACCCTCGCCGCAACACATACAGGAGACACACACTAAAG GAGGTTGTTCTACGCCCATCAACACCGCTAAGATCCCCTTGCCGCCGGAGTCTCCTGGCAAGGAAGGCATCATCAGCTCAGCGGCCATAGCATCTATACCCATACCCCCGAG CACTTCAACAACGACTGTCGTGCAACCTACCAAGCCGTACGAGTCCGTCATCACCAACACGGAGACGGCTGATGCTAAACAGACCAAGAAAAGGAAGGCTGTTCAAGGTTCGCAGTCGGCCGTGGACTATGCATCATCACCGACG CCCGTGGAGGTCGCGAACCAGATCGGGAACAACACTTGGGAACAACAGACCAGCCACGCAACTAGCGACACTAATGTGGAAGTAGagaagattattaaaaag GCTAAAACTGAAGGTATGGACGGCGGGTCATCGTCAGCTGGTCACTACACCAGCGTGAGCCCGGctccgccgccgccgccgccgcccgcCCACAGCCCGGCGTCACACACCTCGTTACAGAGCCCTAG ACATCTCCCCAGTCCGATGCCAGGGCCGAGCGGGATCAACCAGGCTCCCAACATCAGATCGCCTTCGCAGCACCAG ATGAAGGAGCGCGAGCCGCCGGCGTCGCTACTGGTCTCCGTGCCGCTGCCTTCAGCCAGCCACGGCCTGAACCTGTCCGCGCACGCGCACGCCCTCATGCACGCACAG ATCCCGCTGCCGTCTCCAATGCCAGAGATGGGGCATATCTTCCATCAGACCCACAAGCAG GTGGCGATGGAGTCGGGGCTGAGTCACTCACCCCACGCTCGGTCCTGGGGCGGTCTGAACGTCTCCTACGAACTACAGGATCCAAACAAACCCGG TGTGAGCGGTATAGCTGGGCCCAGCAAGGAGGCGCTCGTCGGCGCCAACATGGCCAATATGGCCAATATGGCCAACATGGCTAATATGGCGAACATGGCAAACATGGCGAATATGGGCATACCGCCAGCCTTACGGAACAAGAAGAGAGCAGCACTAGCCACGTCCACGGCGAACACCCCGCCGCCACCGCCGATGC AGTCAACCGCAGCTCAGAACCTGAGCGGGATGCGGAGGGGACCCCAGCCGACCCCGCCGCCCGTGTATCACGAGGCAATCAAAGACTCTCCTCCGAGCTCGCCCg GCTCCGAGAGACCGCTGAAACCTAAATTGGAACACAA GTTGGGTGTGAACTGCTCGGCTCCTCATATGCTCGGTAACGAGCTGAACCCGGAGAGCGGAGCGGCGGCTCGTCTCCAGGAGCAGCTGACGGCCGAGCTGGCTGCCCACGCGGCCGGCGCCGTCAATTCAGCTGACACGCCCATACCGCCGCCCCTCATCAACAAGGCCGCTCCG AGATCCGGTGCTCAAAGCCTGGATCAGCTCCTCGAGCGACAATGGGAACAGGGCTCGCAGTTCCTCATGGAACAAGCACAGCACTTCGACA TAGCGTCGCTGTTGTCCTGCCTGCACCAGCTGCGGACGGAGAACGTCCGCCTGGAGGAGCACGTCGGCAATCTCCTGCAGAGGAGGGACCACCTGCTGGCCGTGAACGCACGCCTCGCTATACCACTAGCTG ACGTTAATAAACAGAACA TGGTGAGTGGACCCGGCGAGCCAGTCAGATGCGCTCGCGAGAACGGATCAGGCCTGAGGGCTCCTTCCGTCCCGGGACGACCAGCTGACAATGTAGCCTGCGATCGACATCAG CTGATGATGCGCGAGATGCAGCAGAAGCCCAGCTGA
- the LOC116778191 gene encoding protein AF-10 isoform X10 — protein sequence MKEIMKEMVGGCCVCSDERGWPDNPLVYCDGNGCSVAVHQACYGIIAVPTGPWYCRKCESPETKSKVRCELCPSKLGALKRTDTGGWAHVVCALYIPEVRFGNVTSMEPIVLRLIPTERYNKTCYICQDLGKTHRANAGACMQCNKSGCKQQFHVTCAQSLGLLCEEAGNYLDNVKYCGYCQHHYSKLKKGGNVKTIPPYKPVSHDSRSDSSEREGEPPTTHCKRGPGRKSSHSSGGASGKNTPNSSKTPTNTSQPMETCQDAEPSARKHKSCDKNKKKPSPSRRGSVAESGSKTNTPAPSPSPQHIQETHTKGGCSTPINTAKIPLPPESPGKEGIISSAAIASIPIPPSTSTTTVVQPTKPYESVITNTETADAKQTKKRKAVQGSQSAVDYASSPTPVEVANQIGNNTWEQQTSHATSDTNVEVEKIIKKAKTEGMDGGSSSAGHYTSVSPAPPPPPPPAHSPASHTSLQSPRHLPSPMPGPSGINQAPNIRSPSQHQVAMESGLSHSPHARSWGGLNVSYELQDPNKPGVSGIAGPSKEALVGANMANMANMANMANMANMANMANMGIPPALRNKKRAALATSTANTPPPPPMQSTAAQNLSGMRRGPQPTPPPVYHEAIKDSPPSSPGSERPLKPKLEHKLGVNCSAPHMLGNELNPESGAAARLQEQLTAELAAHAAGAVNSADTPIPPPLINKAAPRSGAQSLDQLLERQWEQGSQFLMEQAQHFDIASLLSCLHQLRTENVRLEEHVGNLLQRRDHLLAVNARLAIPLADVNKQNMVSGPGEPVRCARENGSGLRAPSVPGRPADNVACDRHQLMMREMQQKPS from the exons ATGAAGGAGATTATGAAGGAGATGGTTGGTGGTTGCTGTGTGTGTTCCGACGAGCGTGGTTGGCCTGACAACCCGCTGGTCTACTGCGACGGCAATGGATGTTCGGTTGCAGTACACCAAG CCTGCTATGGAATCATTGCTGTTCCGACCGGTCCCTGGTACTGCAGGAAGTGTGAGAGCCCTGAGACTAAAAGCAAAGTG AGATGCGAGCTGTGCCCGTCTAAGTTGGGTGCGTTGAAGCGTACTGACACAGGTGGCTGGGCCCACGTCGTATGCGCTCTCTACATACCAGAGGTGCGTTTCGGGAACGTGACTTCTATGGAGCCGATTGTCCTGCGACTCATTCCCACCGAGAGATATAATaag ACTTGCTACATCTGCCAGGATCTTGGCAAAACTCATCGCGCCAACGCAGGCGCCTGCATGCAATGCAACAAATCTg GTTGTAAACAGCAGTTCCACGTCACCTGCGCCCAGTCCCTCGGCCTGTTGTGCGAGGAGGCCGGCAACTACCTGGACAACGTGAAATACTGCGGTTACTGCCAACATCACTACAGCAAACTG AAAAAAGGCGGTAACGTGAAGACCATCCCGCCGTACAAGCCGGTCAGTCACGATAGCCGCAGCGACTCGAGCGAGAGGGAGGGGGAGCCGCCGACGACGCACTGCAAGCGAGGG CCCGGCCGGAAGTCGTCTCACTCCAGCGGCGGCGCGTCCGGGAAGAACACGCCCAACTCGTCCAAGACGCCTACGAACACATCTCAACCGATGG AGACCTGCCAGGACGCAGAGCCGTCGGCGAGGAAACATAAGAGCTGCGATAAAA ACAAGAAGAAGCCTTCACCGTCTCGTCGAGGATCTGTGGCTGAGAGCGGCAGCAAGACCAATACACCAGCCCCCTCACCCTCGCCGCAACACATACAGGAGACACACACTAAAG GAGGTTGTTCTACGCCCATCAACACCGCTAAGATCCCCTTGCCGCCGGAGTCTCCTGGCAAGGAAGGCATCATCAGCTCAGCGGCCATAGCATCTATACCCATACCCCCGAG CACTTCAACAACGACTGTCGTGCAACCTACCAAGCCGTACGAGTCCGTCATCACCAACACGGAGACGGCTGATGCTAAACAGACCAAGAAAAGGAAGGCTGTTCAAGGTTCGCAGTCGGCCGTGGACTATGCATCATCACCGACG CCCGTGGAGGTCGCGAACCAGATCGGGAACAACACTTGGGAACAACAGACCAGCCACGCAACTAGCGACACTAATGTGGAAGTAGagaagattattaaaaag GCTAAAACTGAAGGTATGGACGGCGGGTCATCGTCAGCTGGTCACTACACCAGCGTGAGCCCGGctccgccgccgccgccgccgcccgcCCACAGCCCGGCGTCACACACCTCGTTACAGAGCCCTAG ACATCTCCCCAGTCCGATGCCAGGGCCGAGCGGGATCAACCAGGCTCCCAACATCAGATCGCCTTCGCAGCACCAG GTGGCGATGGAGTCGGGGCTGAGTCACTCACCCCACGCTCGGTCCTGGGGCGGTCTGAACGTCTCCTACGAACTACAGGATCCAAACAAACCCGG TGTGAGCGGTATAGCTGGGCCCAGCAAGGAGGCGCTCGTCGGCGCCAACATGGCCAATATGGCCAATATGGCCAACATGGCTAATATGGCGAACATGGCAAACATGGCGAATATGGGCATACCGCCAGCCTTACGGAACAAGAAGAGAGCAGCACTAGCCACGTCCACGGCGAACACCCCGCCGCCACCGCCGATGC AGTCAACCGCAGCTCAGAACCTGAGCGGGATGCGGAGGGGACCCCAGCCGACCCCGCCGCCCGTGTATCACGAGGCAATCAAAGACTCTCCTCCGAGCTCGCCCg GCTCCGAGAGACCGCTGAAACCTAAATTGGAACACAA GTTGGGTGTGAACTGCTCGGCTCCTCATATGCTCGGTAACGAGCTGAACCCGGAGAGCGGAGCGGCGGCTCGTCTCCAGGAGCAGCTGACGGCCGAGCTGGCTGCCCACGCGGCCGGCGCCGTCAATTCAGCTGACACGCCCATACCGCCGCCCCTCATCAACAAGGCCGCTCCG AGATCCGGTGCTCAAAGCCTGGATCAGCTCCTCGAGCGACAATGGGAACAGGGCTCGCAGTTCCTCATGGAACAAGCACAGCACTTCGACA TAGCGTCGCTGTTGTCCTGCCTGCACCAGCTGCGGACGGAGAACGTCCGCCTGGAGGAGCACGTCGGCAATCTCCTGCAGAGGAGGGACCACCTGCTGGCCGTGAACGCACGCCTCGCTATACCACTAGCTG ACGTTAATAAACAGAACA TGGTGAGTGGACCCGGCGAGCCAGTCAGATGCGCTCGCGAGAACGGATCAGGCCTGAGGGCTCCTTCCGTCCCGGGACGACCAGCTGACAATGTAGCCTGCGATCGACATCAG CTGATGATGCGCGAGATGCAGCAGAAGCCCAGCTGA